The sequence AACTTTAAATAATTTCAAATTATCAAATACAAATTTGACGGACAATTTAAATTCGCAAATTCGAGGTAATTTTGAATTAATTAATTTGTTAGATAAAGAAAAAGAATTTAAAATTTCTACTCAACTTGATAGATTATACATTTCTCGTGAAAACGCAGTTTCTTTACTTCCGAATGTTTTAGGTAAATCACTTCCGGATCAATTGACCGCACTTGGAATGATTGATTTAAACGGAACCATTCAATATTCAAATTTTACTTTAGATGCTGACTTCAAAGCGATTTCTAATTTAGGGAAAGCTGTTGCTAAAATTTCAATGGAGAAATTAAATCAACCAAAATTAGCTACATATTTTGGAGAAATTAATCTTGAGAATTTTAATATTGGAAATTTAATATCACAACAAAATATAGGTTCTACTACATTGAATTTAATTGTAGATGGAAAAGGTTTTGATGCTGAAAGTTTAGATACTAATGTCAGTGGAGACATCGAATCATTTGCTTTTAATAATTATTTTTTTAAAAATATTAGTATTGATGGAAATTTAAAATGGCCACAATATCAAGGTTCTTTGATTAGTAAAGATGCAAATGCTTTAGTTGATTTTGATGGAACAATCGATTTCAGTGAAAAAGCAAAAGCCTATGATTTTAAACTAGATGTAGAACATATCGATTTACATGCTCTAAAATTAGTTAAAGATTCAATTTCAGAATTTAAAGGAAACATTGTTTTAAATGCAACTGGAAATTCAGTTGATGATTTTGCAGGAACGCTTCAGGTAGAAAATGCTTTTTATCAAAATTCACAAGAAGAATTTTACTTTGATAACTTTGAACTAAAATCTTCATTTGATGATGAAGGTGTTCGCACGATTGAAATGAATTCACCTGATATTTTAAATGGTTATGTACGTGGAAAATATCAATTAAAACAAGTAAAAGATATTATTGAAAATGCTCTAGGAAGTATTTACACCAATTACAAACCGAACAAGTTAAATGAAGGTCAATTCATGGAATTTGATTTTGATATTAACAGTAAAATTGTAGAAATTTTTGTACCTAATATTGAAATAAGTGAAAACACAAAAGTCAAAGGTAATATCAATGCTGATGATGGTGAGTTTAAATTCAATTTAAATTCTCCTTTTGTAAACTTTGCTAAGAATTCGCTAAAAACAATTGATGTAACAATTGATAATAAAAACCCATTATTTAATACATATATAACTATTGATTCTATTCAGATTCCAAATTATGATATTACAGATTTTAATTTCTTAAACATAACTCAGAATGATACTTTATTTGCTCGTACTGAATTTAAAGGAGGTAAAGAAGCAAAAGATTATTATAATTTAAACTTGTATTATACGATTGATGAAGGAAATAAATCAATAGTTGGATTACAAAAATCTGAAGTTAACTTCAAAAATTCATTATGGTATTTGAATGAAAAAGACGATTCGTCAAATCGAATTGTATTTAATAAAAAACTGACAGATTTTAATGTAGAAGAAATTTCATTATCTCATAACGAACAGATGGTTAAGTTAAATGGCGTTATGCGAGATTCAACGTATAAAGATTTGAATTTAACTTTTGACAAAGTTGATTTAGCTAAAGTGACACCTGATTTAAATAATCTTAGTTTTGCAGGTTTAGTAAACGGAAATATTTCTTTTATACAAGAAAATAAAGTTTTTAAACCAACTTCACATTTAACGATAGATAATTTAACAGTAAACGATATTCTTTTAGGTTTATTTAGTTTTGATGTAAAAGGTGATGAGTCTTTACGAAATTTTAAAGTCCATTCAACAATTGAAAATGAAAACGTGGAAAGTTTCTTTCTAAATGGAAATATCAATGTATTAAAAAACACAAGTAATTTAGATTTAGAGGCTGGTTTTGTAGATTTTGATTTAAAATCAATTGCTCCATTATTGTCTAGTATTATGGCCGATGTTCGTGGAGATGCTTCTGGTCGTGTAGCTATAAAAGGAACACATAAAAAACCAGTTATTGATGGACGTTTATATCTTAAAAATTCGGGAATGCGTCCTGTTTTTACAGGTGTGGATTATCTTTTTGAAGAAAATACAACTTTAGATGTCACGGAATCTAAATTCATATTACGAAATGCAAATATCATTGATTCTAAATATCAAACAAAAGGGGTTGTAAACGGAACCATTGCACATAAAGGTTTTCAAGATTGGAATTTGAATGTGCGCTTGAGTTCAAATAATTTATTAGCATTAGATACCAAGTATATTGAAGGAACACCGTATTATGGAAAAGCTTTTATAGATGGTTTTGCTACTATTGTTGGACCAGCCGAAGCTTTACATATAAAAATCGAAGCTAAATCCGAAAAAGGAACTGCAATCAAGATTCCGTTAGGTGATTCTAGTGGAGTTGGAGATAATAATTTCATTCATTTTCTTTCTCCTGAAGAAAAACGAAACCGAGAACTTGGTATTGTAGAACAAAATAGCATAAATCAATTTGGTGGTATTCAATTAGATTTTGAATTTGAAATAACTCCGGATGCTGAAATAGAAATTATATTAGATCCAGTTACCGGTCATGCAATGAAAGGAAAAGGTGCTGGTTTCATTACGATGCAAATTAATACTTTGGGAAGTTTTAATATGTGGGGAGATTTTCAAGTATATGAAGGCTATTATAATTTTAAATACGGTGTTCTAATTGATAAAAAGTTTACGGTTAAAAAATACGGAACCATTCGTTGGGATGGTGATCCACTAAATGCGGCTTTAGATTTGAGTGCGATTTATAAAACTCAAGCAAATCCTGCAATTATTATTGAAAATTCGGCAATTAATAGAAAAATTGATACCGATGTAGCCATTGTTCTTACTGGAAACTTAAGCAATCCAAATATTGATTTTGAGATTAATTTCCCAAATATTAGCTCAACTATTAAATCTGAAATTGAATACAAATTAGCTGATAAAGATACTAGAGAAACACAAGCTATGGCTTTATTAGCAACTGGTGGATTTATTACTTCGAATACGGATACGTCTGTGGTTTACGGAAGTTTATTTGAACGAGCTAGTAGTTTGTTTGATGATTTATTTTCAGATGAAGATAGTAAAGTTAAGATTGGAATGACTTATTCTCAAAGTGCTCGTAATCCATTAGCAGATGACGATGCAGCTCGAGTTGGTGTAACCCTTCAAACTCAAATTAGTGATCGTATTTTTGTAAATGGTAAACTTGGAGTTCCTGTTGGTGGAGCTGAAGACAATGTTATTATTGGTGATGTTGAAATTCAGTTATTATTAAACGAAGATGGAACTTTACGCGGTCGAGTATTTAATCGAGAAAACGACATCAACTATATTGGTGAAGGAATTGGTTATACACAAGGTGTTGGTTTAACTTACGAAGTCGGTTTTGATACTTTCAAAGAATTAATTCGTAAAATTATGATTCGTGCAGATAAGCGTGCAAAAGAAAAAGCTTTAGAACAAAATAATAAGAAAAAAGAAGAACAAATTCCGGATGATGATTACGGTGTTGATTTTCTAAAATTTCAAGAAAATAGAAGAGAAGAACAAAGTGATAGTCACGAACCACCAGTTAATAAAGAAAAATAATGGAACACATATTTGAAGCTTTTCAAAATAGCTTTCAACCAGATGAAAAAGCAATTTTTATTGCTAATGTAAAAGATGAAAAAAATCAAGAAGGCGATTTGATGTTAACTAATAAACGTATGGTTTTTTATCCAGCTAAACCCAAAGAAATTAGTGATGTTTTATTCATTAATATCGATTTGATAGATTCAATTGAACTAACTGCAAAAGGTGTAATTGTTTTGAGTGGAGATAAAAAAGGAACTTTTGAAATCGAACATTTAAAAGAAGATTTTGTTCAAAAACTTAAAAGTTTAAATAGTAACATACATATTTAGGAAATAATAAAAAACTGTCTCATAACGAGGCAGTTTTTCTCGTTCAAAAATTAGACAAAAACCTTAAAATTATTGAGGTTTTCAAAGATTTTAGTTATGAAATTCCAACATTACAATCAGAATCAGACCATACTTTTACATTATTCGTTTGATGATTTAATTCCCAAGACACATCCTGTTGGTATCATCGATAAGGTTTTTGAATCTATAGATTGGATATACTAACTTAGCGTTCAGTTGAAGTTAAGACTAAAATCTTAAATTTAGCACATGAAACAAGGACGAAAAATCTAATGTTGTTTTTAGAAATAATTCGTAGTAGATCGTTAAAATACTGCGTCAGAGCACTTTGTTTCTTTAGTGCTTTTAAAGAAAAAGAAAAGGATAATGAACTAAAATAGTTCTATTATAACCTTAACAAACTCTTGAAAAACTTCATATAATGCTTCATCAAGATAAAATGAATTAAAAACATAATTAAATATTATATACTCAAGTATTTGAACTTCAAAATCAAATAAAATCGTATACCTACAAGGTTTTGAAAACCTTGTAGAAAAAAAAACTTAGTAAAGTTTGCACTTGTATCAGGTAGATAAATATTAATTAATTCGAATTATTAACTACTTTCATCAAACTCTTCTCGAGATGAAATAAAGTTTACGGATCTATGATCTTTTAATGCTTCTTTTACACAATTCAGCTTAAATGCTAAATCGAATCTTACTTTTCTTTCCATCAAAATACCCCCCCAAATAATCTCTGACTTTTTGAGGGTATTGTAATTTTTCTGATTTTTAATTAGTTATCTTTTCTATTAAATCTATTATTCTAGATGAATATCCAATTTCATTGTCATACCAACCAACAATTTTAACCATACGATCCAGTACAGAAGTTAATTGAGCATCAAAAAGACAAGAATGAGAATTTCCAACAACGTCAATTGAAACAATTGGATCTTCTGTATATTCCAAAATTCCTTTTAGCTCATTTTCGGAAGCTTTTTTAAATGCTTCATTGATTTCATCAACAGTAATATCTCTATTTACATAACAAGTGATGTCAGTTAGTGATCCATCTGGAACAGGCACACGAATACCACCTCCACCAATTCGACCTTCATATTCAGGAAAAATTTTAGTTAATGCTTTAGCAGCTCCAGTTGTTGTTGGGATCATCGATTGGGCTGCAGCTCTTGCTCTTCTTAAATCTTTATGAGGTTGATCATGTAAACTTTGATCAGTAGTGTAGGAGTGAACAGTTGTTATAAAAGCTTTGTCTAAACCGCAAAGTTCTTTTATAATTTTTATCATTGGAGCTGCATTATTTGTTGTACAAGTAGCATTTGAAACAATTAATTCACTTCCATCTAAAATAGAATCGTTAACACCTAGAACGACAGTTTTGATTAAATTATCTTCTGGTGAAACTGAAAGTATAACTTTTTTTGCACCATTATTAATATGATTTTGAAGTAATTCTGTAGTTTTATGTTTTCCTGTACTTTCAATAACAATATCAATTTTTAAATCTTTCCAATTTATTTTTGAAATTTCTTTTTCATGAAAAAACACAACTTTATGGTTGTCAACTATAATATGATTTTCGTCAAAAATAACATCTTCAGATAATTTACCATGAATACTATCATATTTTAATAAATGAGCCATCGTCTTGTTATCAGCTAAATCATTAATAGCTACAACTTCTATTGTAGGATGGTTAATCAATAAACGGAACAAATTTCTACCAATTCTTCCGAATCCATTAATTGCAATTCTTGTTTTCATTAGCCAAAAAAATGAGGTCGTTCATATAGAACGACCAAAGTTATTATAAAATATGTTTTTGAGCTTTGTAAGATGAACGAACTAAAGCTCCACTTTCAACATGTCTGAACCCAAGTTCTAATCCGATTTGTTCATATTTTTTGAATTGTTCTGGAGTAATAAATTCTTTAACAGGTAAATGTTTTTTACTTGGTTGTAAGTATTGTCCAATTGTTAGAACATCCAAATTTACAGCTTTTAGATCATGCATTGTTTGAATTACTTCTTCTTCAGTTTCACCTAAACCAAGCATAATTCCAGTTTTTGTACGATTGGCACCGTTTGCTTTTAAATAACGTAAAACTTCTAAGCTACGATCATATTTTGCTTGAATGCGAACTTCGCGTGTTAAACGACGAACGGTTTCCATATTATGAGAAATAACTTCTGGATTAACTTCTAAAATACGATCTATGTTTCTTTCTATCCCTTGAAAATCAGGAATTAGAGTTTCTAGAGTAGTGGTAGGGTTCATTCTTCGAACGGCTTTGATTG comes from Flavobacterium sp. I3-2 and encodes:
- a CDS encoding translocation/assembly module TamB domain-containing protein — translated: MLLIIAVSVALTTPVVQTAIAQFASKKINEAFNLNTSIGMVAIRIDGNVILKNVSVNDDHENTLGDIGKLHTNILDFKKLINGQLFFGSTKVEQLDFHIHTYKGDTLSNLDKFIAVFDDGKPGSGKFLMKINHIEVKNGSFSITDDNNKNPKSLDFTNLNGALDNLLIKGPNISANITNLAFDDHHGFQVKDLKTDFSMTKTSMQIANLNLETKESELKGSIQMNYEVGDLKYFVDKVNLEIDIEKSILATNELHNFYSEFGKDKKLYLKTKLKGTLNNFKLSNTNLTDNLNSQIRGNFELINLLDKEKEFKISTQLDRLYISRENAVSLLPNVLGKSLPDQLTALGMIDLNGTIQYSNFTLDADFKAISNLGKAVAKISMEKLNQPKLATYFGEINLENFNIGNLISQQNIGSTTLNLIVDGKGFDAESLDTNVSGDIESFAFNNYFFKNISIDGNLKWPQYQGSLISKDANALVDFDGTIDFSEKAKAYDFKLDVEHIDLHALKLVKDSISEFKGNIVLNATGNSVDDFAGTLQVENAFYQNSQEEFYFDNFELKSSFDDEGVRTIEMNSPDILNGYVRGKYQLKQVKDIIENALGSIYTNYKPNKLNEGQFMEFDFDINSKIVEIFVPNIEISENTKVKGNINADDGEFKFNLNSPFVNFAKNSLKTIDVTIDNKNPLFNTYITIDSIQIPNYDITDFNFLNITQNDTLFARTEFKGGKEAKDYYNLNLYYTIDEGNKSIVGLQKSEVNFKNSLWYLNEKDDSSNRIVFNKKLTDFNVEEISLSHNEQMVKLNGVMRDSTYKDLNLTFDKVDLAKVTPDLNNLSFAGLVNGNISFIQENKVFKPTSHLTIDNLTVNDILLGLFSFDVKGDESLRNFKVHSTIENENVESFFLNGNINVLKNTSNLDLEAGFVDFDLKSIAPLLSSIMADVRGDASGRVAIKGTHKKPVIDGRLYLKNSGMRPVFTGVDYLFEENTTLDVTESKFILRNANIIDSKYQTKGVVNGTIAHKGFQDWNLNVRLSSNNLLALDTKYIEGTPYYGKAFIDGFATIVGPAEALHIKIEAKSEKGTAIKIPLGDSSGVGDNNFIHFLSPEEKRNRELGIVEQNSINQFGGIQLDFEFEITPDAEIEIILDPVTGHAMKGKGAGFITMQINTLGSFNMWGDFQVYEGYYNFKYGVLIDKKFTVKKYGTIRWDGDPLNAALDLSAIYKTQANPAIIIENSAINRKIDTDVAIVLTGNLSNPNIDFEINFPNISSTIKSEIEYKLADKDTRETQAMALLATGGFITSNTDTSVVYGSLFERASSLFDDLFSDEDSKVKIGMTYSQSARNPLADDDAARVGVTLQTQISDRIFVNGKLGVPVGGAEDNVIIGDVEIQLLLNEDGTLRGRVFNRENDINYIGEGIGYTQGVGLTYEVGFDTFKELIRKIMIRADKRAKEKALEQNNKKKEEQIPDDDYGVDFLKFQENRREEQSDSHEPPVNKEK
- the gap gene encoding type I glyceraldehyde-3-phosphate dehydrogenase codes for the protein MKTRIAINGFGRIGRNLFRLLINHPTIEVVAINDLADNKTMAHLLKYDSIHGKLSEDVIFDENHIIVDNHKVVFFHEKEISKINWKDLKIDIVIESTGKHKTTELLQNHINNGAKKVILSVSPEDNLIKTVVLGVNDSILDGSELIVSNATCTTNNAAPMIKIIKELCGLDKAFITTVHSYTTDQSLHDQPHKDLRRARAAAQSMIPTTTGAAKALTKIFPEYEGRIGGGGIRVPVPDGSLTDITCYVNRDITVDEINEAFKKASENELKGILEYTEDPIVSIDVVGNSHSCLFDAQLTSVLDRMVKIVGWYDNEIGYSSRIIDLIEKITN
- the lipA gene encoding lipoyl synthase; amino-acid sequence: METVLDTNKPTQNKPKWLRVKLPTGKKYTELRGLVDKYKLNTICTSGSCPNMGECWGEGTATFMILGNICTRSCGFCGVKTGRPETVDWDEPEKVARSIKIMNIKHAVLTSVDRDDLKDGGSIIWAETIKAVRRMNPTTTLETLIPDFQGIERNIDRILEVNPEVISHNMETVRRLTREVRIQAKYDRSLEVLRYLKANGANRTKTGIMLGLGETEEEVIQTMHDLKAVNLDVLTIGQYLQPSKKHLPVKEFITPEQFKKYEQIGLELGFRHVESGALVRSSYKAQKHIL